A window of the Gorilla gorilla gorilla isolate KB3781 chromosome 8, NHGRI_mGorGor1-v2.1_pri, whole genome shotgun sequence genome harbors these coding sequences:
- the ZNF239 gene encoding zinc finger protein 239 isoform X1: MRNPSPLGVRNDQGPGTSYIQGCLCGLHQGGVRPPGLCSQEAVQSCDAGQLQKLGLGDLNENSVENLQQKTLQDLLHGLSSWLVLEGMASTITGSQDCIVNHRGEVDGEPELDISPCQQWGEASSPISRNRDSVMTLQSDCFENIESETYLPLKVSSQIDTQDSSVKFCKNEPQDHQESRRLFVMEESTERKVIKGESCSENLQVKLVSDGQELALPLLNGEATCQNGQLKESLDPIDCNCKDIHGWKSQVVSCSQQRAHTEEKPCDHNNCGKILNTSPDGHPYERIHTAEKQYECSQCGKNFSQSSELLLHQRDHTEEKPYKCEQCGKGFTRSSSLLIHQAVHTDEKPYKCDKCGKGFTRSSSLLIHHAVHTGEKPYKCDKCGKGFSQSSKLHIHQRVHTGEKPYECEECGMSFSQRSNLHIHQRVHTGERPYKCGECGKGFSQSSNLHIHRCIHTGEKPYQCYECGKGFSQSSDLRIHLRVHTGEKPYHCGKCGKGFSQSSKLLIHQRVHTGEKPYECSKCGKGFSQSSNLHIHQRVHKKDPR; encoded by the exons ATGAG GAATCCATCCCCTCTGGGAGTAAGAAATGACCAGGGTCCGG GAACCAGTTACATTCAAGGATGCCTCTGTGGCCTTCACCAAGGAGGAGTGAGGCCACCTGGACTCTGCTCCCAGGAAGCTGTGCAGAGCTGTGATGCTGGGCAACTACAGAAACTTGGTCTTG GAGACTTGAATGAAAATTCTGTGGAGAATCTTCAGCAGAAAACACTTCAGGATCTGTTACATGGGCTTTCCTCCTGGCTAGTTTTGGAAGGCATGGCCAGTACAATTACTGGAAGTCAGGATTGTATTGTGAATCATCGAGGGGAAGTGGATGGGGAGCCTGAACTAGATATTTCCCCTTGTCAACAGTGGGGAGAAGCATCTTCTCCTATTTCCAGAAACAGGGACAGTGTGATGACTCTTCAAAGTGATTGTTTCGAAAACATTGAAAGTGAAACATATTTGCCTTTGAAAGTCTCAAGCCAAATAGACACACAAGACTCTTCAGTGAAGTTCTGTAAGAATGAGCCTCAGGATCATCAGGAAAGCAGACGTCTCTTTGTAATGGAAGAAAGCACTGAGAGAAAAGTGATAAAGGGGGAAAGTTGTTCAGAGAACCTTCAAGTTAAACTGGTGTCTGATGGACAAGAACTGGCCTTGCCATTGTTAAATGGTGAGGCAACTTGCCAGAATGGCCAGTTAAAAGAATCTTTGGATCCCATTGACTGTAACTGCAAAGACATTCATGGATGGAAATCACAGGTGGTCAGTTGTAGTCAGCAGAGAGCTCATACAGAGGAGAAACCCTGTGACCATAATAACTGTGGGAAAATACTTAACACCAGCCCAGATGGTCATCCATATGAGAGAATCCACACTGCAGAGAAACAATACGAATGTAGTCAGTGTGGTAAGAACTTCAGTCAAAGCTCAGAGCTACTACTTCATCAGAGAGACCACACAGAagaaaaaccctacaaatgtgagcAATGTGGGAAGGGCTTCACAAGGAGCTCGAGTCTGCTTATCCATCAGGCAGTCCACACAGATGAGAAGCCTTATAAGTGTGACAAGTGTGGGAAGGGCTTCACCAGGAGCTCAAGTCTGCTCATCCATCATGCCGTCCATACAGGTGAAAAACCTTATAAATGTGACAAGTGTGGGAAGGGCTTTAGTCAGAGCTCCAAACTGCACATCCACCAGCGAgtccacactggagagaagccctatGAGTGTGAGGAGTGCGGTATGAGCTTCAGTCAGCGCTCAAACCTGCACATCCACCAGCGAGTACACACAGGAGAGAGGCCCTACAAGTGTGGTGAGTGTGGGAAAGGCTTCAGTCAGAGCTCGAACCTTCACATTCACCGGTGCATCCACACAGGAGAGAAGCCTTACCAATGCTATGAGTGTGGGAAGGGTTTCAGCCAGAGCTCGGATCTTCGCATCCATCTCAGAgtccacactggagagaagccctatCACTGTGGCAAGTGTGGGAAGGGATTTAGCCAGAGTTCCAAACTCCTCATCCACCAGAGAGTAcatactggagagaagccctatGAGTGCAGCAAGTGTGGGAAGGGCTTCAGCCAGAGCTCCAACCTTCACATCCACCAGCGGGTTCACAAGAAAGATCCTCGCTAA
- the ZNF239 gene encoding zinc finger protein 239 isoform X4, giving the protein MASTITGSQDCIVNHRGEVDGEPELDISPCQQWGEASSPISRNRDSVMTLQSDCFENIESETYLPLKVSSQIDTQDSSVKFCKNEPQDHQESRRLFVMEESTERKVIKGESCSENLQVKLVSDGQELALPLLNGEATCQNGQLKESLDPIDCNCKDIHGWKSQVVSCSQQRAHTEEKPCDHNNCGKILNTSPDGHPYERIHTAEKQYECSQCGKNFSQSSELLLHQRDHTEEKPYKCEQCGKGFTRSSSLLIHQAVHTDEKPYKCDKCGKGFTRSSSLLIHHAVHTGEKPYKCDKCGKGFSQSSKLHIHQRVHTGEKPYECEECGMSFSQRSNLHIHQRVHTGERPYKCGECGKGFSQSSNLHIHRCIHTGEKPYQCYECGKGFSQSSDLRIHLRVHTGEKPYHCGKCGKGFSQSSKLLIHQRVHTGEKPYECSKCGKGFSQSSNLHIHQRVHKKDPR; this is encoded by the coding sequence ATGGCCAGTACAATTACTGGAAGTCAGGATTGTATTGTGAATCATCGAGGGGAAGTGGATGGGGAGCCTGAACTAGATATTTCCCCTTGTCAACAGTGGGGAGAAGCATCTTCTCCTATTTCCAGAAACAGGGACAGTGTGATGACTCTTCAAAGTGATTGTTTCGAAAACATTGAAAGTGAAACATATTTGCCTTTGAAAGTCTCAAGCCAAATAGACACACAAGACTCTTCAGTGAAGTTCTGTAAGAATGAGCCTCAGGATCATCAGGAAAGCAGACGTCTCTTTGTAATGGAAGAAAGCACTGAGAGAAAAGTGATAAAGGGGGAAAGTTGTTCAGAGAACCTTCAAGTTAAACTGGTGTCTGATGGACAAGAACTGGCCTTGCCATTGTTAAATGGTGAGGCAACTTGCCAGAATGGCCAGTTAAAAGAATCTTTGGATCCCATTGACTGTAACTGCAAAGACATTCATGGATGGAAATCACAGGTGGTCAGTTGTAGTCAGCAGAGAGCTCATACAGAGGAGAAACCCTGTGACCATAATAACTGTGGGAAAATACTTAACACCAGCCCAGATGGTCATCCATATGAGAGAATCCACACTGCAGAGAAACAATACGAATGTAGTCAGTGTGGTAAGAACTTCAGTCAAAGCTCAGAGCTACTACTTCATCAGAGAGACCACACAGAagaaaaaccctacaaatgtgagcAATGTGGGAAGGGCTTCACAAGGAGCTCGAGTCTGCTTATCCATCAGGCAGTCCACACAGATGAGAAGCCTTATAAGTGTGACAAGTGTGGGAAGGGCTTCACCAGGAGCTCAAGTCTGCTCATCCATCATGCCGTCCATACAGGTGAAAAACCTTATAAATGTGACAAGTGTGGGAAGGGCTTTAGTCAGAGCTCCAAACTGCACATCCACCAGCGAgtccacactggagagaagccctatGAGTGTGAGGAGTGCGGTATGAGCTTCAGTCAGCGCTCAAACCTGCACATCCACCAGCGAGTACACACAGGAGAGAGGCCCTACAAGTGTGGTGAGTGTGGGAAAGGCTTCAGTCAGAGCTCGAACCTTCACATTCACCGGTGCATCCACACAGGAGAGAAGCCTTACCAATGCTATGAGTGTGGGAAGGGTTTCAGCCAGAGCTCGGATCTTCGCATCCATCTCAGAgtccacactggagagaagccctatCACTGTGGCAAGTGTGGGAAGGGATTTAGCCAGAGTTCCAAACTCCTCATCCACCAGAGAGTAcatactggagagaagccctatGAGTGCAGCAAGTGTGGGAAGGGCTTCAGCCAGAGCTCCAACCTTCACATCCACCAGCGGGTTCACAAGAAAGATCCTCGCTAA
- the ZNF239 gene encoding zinc finger protein 239 isoform X3: protein MAWLSYGVEGTGDLNENSVENLQQKTLQDLLHGLSSWLVLEGMASTITGSQDCIVNHRGEVDGEPELDISPCQQWGEASSPISRNRDSVMTLQSDCFENIESETYLPLKVSSQIDTQDSSVKFCKNEPQDHQESRRLFVMEESTERKVIKGESCSENLQVKLVSDGQELALPLLNGEATCQNGQLKESLDPIDCNCKDIHGWKSQVVSCSQQRAHTEEKPCDHNNCGKILNTSPDGHPYERIHTAEKQYECSQCGKNFSQSSELLLHQRDHTEEKPYKCEQCGKGFTRSSSLLIHQAVHTDEKPYKCDKCGKGFTRSSSLLIHHAVHTGEKPYKCDKCGKGFSQSSKLHIHQRVHTGEKPYECEECGMSFSQRSNLHIHQRVHTGERPYKCGECGKGFSQSSNLHIHRCIHTGEKPYQCYECGKGFSQSSDLRIHLRVHTGEKPYHCGKCGKGFSQSSKLLIHQRVHTGEKPYECSKCGKGFSQSSNLHIHQRVHKKDPR, encoded by the exons ATGGCCTGGCTCAGTTATGGCGTTGAAGGCACTG GAGACTTGAATGAAAATTCTGTGGAGAATCTTCAGCAGAAAACACTTCAGGATCTGTTACATGGGCTTTCCTCCTGGCTAGTTTTGGAAGGCATGGCCAGTACAATTACTGGAAGTCAGGATTGTATTGTGAATCATCGAGGGGAAGTGGATGGGGAGCCTGAACTAGATATTTCCCCTTGTCAACAGTGGGGAGAAGCATCTTCTCCTATTTCCAGAAACAGGGACAGTGTGATGACTCTTCAAAGTGATTGTTTCGAAAACATTGAAAGTGAAACATATTTGCCTTTGAAAGTCTCAAGCCAAATAGACACACAAGACTCTTCAGTGAAGTTCTGTAAGAATGAGCCTCAGGATCATCAGGAAAGCAGACGTCTCTTTGTAATGGAAGAAAGCACTGAGAGAAAAGTGATAAAGGGGGAAAGTTGTTCAGAGAACCTTCAAGTTAAACTGGTGTCTGATGGACAAGAACTGGCCTTGCCATTGTTAAATGGTGAGGCAACTTGCCAGAATGGCCAGTTAAAAGAATCTTTGGATCCCATTGACTGTAACTGCAAAGACATTCATGGATGGAAATCACAGGTGGTCAGTTGTAGTCAGCAGAGAGCTCATACAGAGGAGAAACCCTGTGACCATAATAACTGTGGGAAAATACTTAACACCAGCCCAGATGGTCATCCATATGAGAGAATCCACACTGCAGAGAAACAATACGAATGTAGTCAGTGTGGTAAGAACTTCAGTCAAAGCTCAGAGCTACTACTTCATCAGAGAGACCACACAGAagaaaaaccctacaaatgtgagcAATGTGGGAAGGGCTTCACAAGGAGCTCGAGTCTGCTTATCCATCAGGCAGTCCACACAGATGAGAAGCCTTATAAGTGTGACAAGTGTGGGAAGGGCTTCACCAGGAGCTCAAGTCTGCTCATCCATCATGCCGTCCATACAGGTGAAAAACCTTATAAATGTGACAAGTGTGGGAAGGGCTTTAGTCAGAGCTCCAAACTGCACATCCACCAGCGAgtccacactggagagaagccctatGAGTGTGAGGAGTGCGGTATGAGCTTCAGTCAGCGCTCAAACCTGCACATCCACCAGCGAGTACACACAGGAGAGAGGCCCTACAAGTGTGGTGAGTGTGGGAAAGGCTTCAGTCAGAGCTCGAACCTTCACATTCACCGGTGCATCCACACAGGAGAGAAGCCTTACCAATGCTATGAGTGTGGGAAGGGTTTCAGCCAGAGCTCGGATCTTCGCATCCATCTCAGAgtccacactggagagaagccctatCACTGTGGCAAGTGTGGGAAGGGATTTAGCCAGAGTTCCAAACTCCTCATCCACCAGAGAGTAcatactggagagaagccctatGAGTGCAGCAAGTGTGGGAAGGGCTTCAGCCAGAGCTCCAACCTTCACATCCACCAGCGGGTTCACAAGAAAGATCCTCGCTAA
- the ZNF239 gene encoding zinc finger protein 239 isoform X2 yields MRNPSPLGVRNDQGPGDLNENSVENLQQKTLQDLLHGLSSWLVLEGMASTITGSQDCIVNHRGEVDGEPELDISPCQQWGEASSPISRNRDSVMTLQSDCFENIESETYLPLKVSSQIDTQDSSVKFCKNEPQDHQESRRLFVMEESTERKVIKGESCSENLQVKLVSDGQELALPLLNGEATCQNGQLKESLDPIDCNCKDIHGWKSQVVSCSQQRAHTEEKPCDHNNCGKILNTSPDGHPYERIHTAEKQYECSQCGKNFSQSSELLLHQRDHTEEKPYKCEQCGKGFTRSSSLLIHQAVHTDEKPYKCDKCGKGFTRSSSLLIHHAVHTGEKPYKCDKCGKGFSQSSKLHIHQRVHTGEKPYECEECGMSFSQRSNLHIHQRVHTGERPYKCGECGKGFSQSSNLHIHRCIHTGEKPYQCYECGKGFSQSSDLRIHLRVHTGEKPYHCGKCGKGFSQSSKLLIHQRVHTGEKPYECSKCGKGFSQSSNLHIHQRVHKKDPR; encoded by the exons ATGAG GAATCCATCCCCTCTGGGAGTAAGAAATGACCAGGGTCCGG GAGACTTGAATGAAAATTCTGTGGAGAATCTTCAGCAGAAAACACTTCAGGATCTGTTACATGGGCTTTCCTCCTGGCTAGTTTTGGAAGGCATGGCCAGTACAATTACTGGAAGTCAGGATTGTATTGTGAATCATCGAGGGGAAGTGGATGGGGAGCCTGAACTAGATATTTCCCCTTGTCAACAGTGGGGAGAAGCATCTTCTCCTATTTCCAGAAACAGGGACAGTGTGATGACTCTTCAAAGTGATTGTTTCGAAAACATTGAAAGTGAAACATATTTGCCTTTGAAAGTCTCAAGCCAAATAGACACACAAGACTCTTCAGTGAAGTTCTGTAAGAATGAGCCTCAGGATCATCAGGAAAGCAGACGTCTCTTTGTAATGGAAGAAAGCACTGAGAGAAAAGTGATAAAGGGGGAAAGTTGTTCAGAGAACCTTCAAGTTAAACTGGTGTCTGATGGACAAGAACTGGCCTTGCCATTGTTAAATGGTGAGGCAACTTGCCAGAATGGCCAGTTAAAAGAATCTTTGGATCCCATTGACTGTAACTGCAAAGACATTCATGGATGGAAATCACAGGTGGTCAGTTGTAGTCAGCAGAGAGCTCATACAGAGGAGAAACCCTGTGACCATAATAACTGTGGGAAAATACTTAACACCAGCCCAGATGGTCATCCATATGAGAGAATCCACACTGCAGAGAAACAATACGAATGTAGTCAGTGTGGTAAGAACTTCAGTCAAAGCTCAGAGCTACTACTTCATCAGAGAGACCACACAGAagaaaaaccctacaaatgtgagcAATGTGGGAAGGGCTTCACAAGGAGCTCGAGTCTGCTTATCCATCAGGCAGTCCACACAGATGAGAAGCCTTATAAGTGTGACAAGTGTGGGAAGGGCTTCACCAGGAGCTCAAGTCTGCTCATCCATCATGCCGTCCATACAGGTGAAAAACCTTATAAATGTGACAAGTGTGGGAAGGGCTTTAGTCAGAGCTCCAAACTGCACATCCACCAGCGAgtccacactggagagaagccctatGAGTGTGAGGAGTGCGGTATGAGCTTCAGTCAGCGCTCAAACCTGCACATCCACCAGCGAGTACACACAGGAGAGAGGCCCTACAAGTGTGGTGAGTGTGGGAAAGGCTTCAGTCAGAGCTCGAACCTTCACATTCACCGGTGCATCCACACAGGAGAGAAGCCTTACCAATGCTATGAGTGTGGGAAGGGTTTCAGCCAGAGCTCGGATCTTCGCATCCATCTCAGAgtccacactggagagaagccctatCACTGTGGCAAGTGTGGGAAGGGATTTAGCCAGAGTTCCAAACTCCTCATCCACCAGAGAGTAcatactggagagaagccctatGAGTGCAGCAAGTGTGGGAAGGGCTTCAGCCAGAGCTCCAACCTTCACATCCACCAGCGGGTTCACAAGAAAGATCCTCGCTAA